GTAATAGTATTATCTCTACAAAGGAAGTCGTAAGGGTTATTGAAGGAACATGCAAGGTGTGTCCCAGTTCTGCTTGTTACGATTTTGGTTGGTTGTTTTGACTCCTGTGTATCTCTTATCTTTATTGTATTTACATCCGTATTTTATCAAATTAGGGGAAGCAAGGACCTATGGAACACATACACAAGGGGAAACTGTTTATCTATGACAGGCATCACCTTGAACATGCAGCCTTTATTTGTGCAAAAGTGCAATCTTGCCTTCTTGTTGCTGGATCAACTGCTGGCCTTCGAGGAAATGTTCATACTGAACCCTTTGGATCCTTAGTCATGCATGAGAATTTGCCTCATTTTTCACTTTGCTGATGCAGGGTATGGACACAGCTGATGAACGGCTTGGTGCTTTGCGACCTTCAGCAAGCTGTCTGCAATCTCCAGGAAGACTGCCCCCAAGAGGACCTAATATGAATTGTATGATCTTATTTTGATACTTCCAGTTTCCAAGTTGAGTATCCATGCTTGGTGAAAGAAACTCCTGAGGGTGGTCCTGGAGGGTAAGCAAAGCTGCATAATTATGTTAACAAGTCATGTGTACTATATTGCTTCGTGAGATGTCGTGGGCTTGTTGAGTATCCACGCTTGGTGAATGAAACTGCAAGATGTTGTACAAGTTATTGTGAATGGATGGAACAAATGTTGTATGTGTGTTGTGTGAATGTAACATATGGCCTGTAAATTCATGGTTGAACTGGTTGTTGTTGGCTGTAATTTCGAACTCAGCATGATCATGACCTGGCTGGAAGtttgaatttgaaattttaaaatcaGCATGAGCTACTATTGGTGCAAAAAGCAGTTGTTGGCGCCATTCTTTGAACTTTTAAAAATATGCTGTTGGCTGGAGGCTGGCTGGAGACTGAAattggctggctgggctggctggtccagccccagcaccagccagcccagccagcctaccgaacaggctgactaaaaaatattatatttatAGAAAATTATAATGTGAACCAGTATGATTAATGATGATGGTAAAGAAGATGGATCTGGTTGATACATTGTTGGATACATAGCAAACAGATTTAAATAGTACAATAACAAACAACATTCTTGAATAGTATTGTATATTACAAAACCACATAAATGTTGATGTGCTTCAGAACTTTTTGGATATCTTGAGGAGTGTTGCCTTTAGATACATTCGTATTGTAATTCAACATGTCAACCAAGAACTTGCTCCTTAGCACATTCCTATTCTGTATGTACatataaatcattgtcttgaaACTAATAATTAATTATAGATTGTCATTAAACGAGTAAGGGAAATGAGGGTACTCACAGTGGAAATTAACGGTAACCTTGTACCATCCCATGAGTGCATAAAGTTGACAATGAGAAAGCCTGCCAAATTCCTGGAACATGATGTCCTATGATAGAAGTAACACATGTGTGTACTGAACATGATGTAGGAAAAGTTTGGGTAAAGAAATTTACTTACCAATTTTCACTGGTCCAGGACATCTTTGTACACAATGTTTCTAGTGTTTTTCCCCATGGGATCTAATTCCTTCTTTGGTTTGGCCAGAATTCTTGTTGTTTGCCTTGACACACCCCTCGACAAAAGCAACATAGAGCTGTCCATGGGAGAACACAGGCTCTGGAAGGTAGATCCCAACATTTGGGATGGTTTGGCCCTgtgctttgtttatggtcatTGCAAAACCCAGGCGAATGGGGAATTGTTTTCTCTTGAACTTAAAAGGAAGTGAAATATCATCCGACGGAGACATTGGGATCCTAGGTATGAACACCCTTTTCCCTACATGCTGGCCACCAACAATTTCAGCATCAATTGCATTATCCTGGAATGCTCTTACCATTAATCTTGTTCCATTGCACAAGCCATTGTTAGAATCAAGATTGTGGAGAAGGATCACAAGACAATTAATTTTAATTTTTAGCACATGTGGGGATAGGCCATTCAGAGTGATTGAATTCAAGAAGTCAATAGGATAGTTATTTCTAGAATCATCATCGACAGAGTCAAAGCTATGATAAACCTTTTCCTCGCCCGGGAACTTGTCAATCATCTTTGCGTTTAGCTGATCAATATGCTCATTTTTTGTAGAAAGAATGGCACGTGTACTCATATAAGCTGTTGATCTTCCATTTTCCTCAAGTGACAGGAAGACATCTTGAATGAGTTTGGTTATTGAATCTTCGGTGTCAGTATAACCAATCACAATATTCTCTGGCAGGCTAACATAATCATCCCCGATAGTCTTTTCAGTTCCATTCCCACTCCTAAGGAGGTAATCTAAAAACCATGGGTCAGATTGAGCCCTCATGTTTCATGACAATCGTGTCTTCCTTATACTTTCCCATAGGTAAGATCTCTGCAATGTAGCATCAATTATCTATGCTCTTGTCCCACGTATTATGACTGAAAGTACCTGTCTGAAATCTCCACCAAATACCACTACCTTTCCCCCCAAGGGCAAAGAAGAACTCAAAATATCTTGCAGGGACCTATCAAGACACTCAACTGCTTGACGCTTTGTCATGGCAACTTCATCCCCGATAATCAAGGATGCCCTACGGAGTAACTGTGTGGTGCCACTTTGCTTGGTGAAGTTGCACATGCTATTGTCAGCAAGCTTAATTGGGATTTTGATCCTTGAGTGTGTTGTGCGCCCTCCTGGCAAAATTGACGCTGCAATCCCAGAAGTTGCAGTTGCAATGGCTATTAATCCCTCAGATCGCACTCTAGCAAGGAGTGCCTTGTATAGGAACATGTTGTCAGTTTCTCCTGGACCATCCACGAAGAACACCTGGCTTTTGTTTGCAAGCACATGTTGTATGATTTCATCAAATCCTACACGCTGCTCCCTGTTAAAAGATGAGTGCATATCCAAATGTTCTTGGTCTATGGCCACAGAAAGTTCCTCTCTAACCTCCCTCATGATGTCATTCGAAAATTCACCTGATTGGCACAAAAGAATTAATTTATCATCCACATAATTGGTCAATAGAAAGAAAACAAATATGTGTATATACTATGTAAGTGAATCAAAAGTTTATGCACTGGATTGGGACAAATTTACCTGAATCACCTCCGGAAGATCATAGTTTCTGATATCCTTCCCCATCAACAGAATCAAATCCTGAATGTCTCTAAGCACCATTTGTTCTACTGCTGCTGTGTTAGAATTGCCTTGGCTGTAATTTTCAGACTTTGAGTCCTTATGCTTGTCTCACTGTCCACGAATGTTGCTGGCCTCACAAAATACAAGAATAGTCGCAAATAATCTTCACAGTGCAGGCGGCATCTGGAAAGTTGCAGACTCAGACAAGCAGTCATCAAGCGACCTGTCTGTCAATAAGTCCTCTCTTCTCACATGCTTCTCTGAAAGTAGAGTATGTGATGCCGGCCACTATTTTTAAATCTTCATATGTGGTTGAACCCCTAACATGGCTCAAAAGCACTCTCAAGAAATATCTCTCCCCTTCAACAGGGTGTCCATAAACAACCCACCCAATTTGCCCTCTCTGCTTTCTTCTTTGCCACACTTTTCTACCAGTGATCCACCGGTAGTATTATGGGAAGTCTCTGTACAACAATGTCCTCGCAAAACTATCCAATCTATTCTTCTTGATGTCCTCTATGAGTGTGGTCATGGATGAAGATGGCTGGCTGACAACATCCTCAAGACTTTTACTTTCATCAATAATTACAGACTGCATGTTGGACAGATGAAGTTGGAGCTACAAAACAGATGGATAGACACCAAAGAGTGGGAAACCAAAAATCCGGTGTATAGCTTCCGGTGGTGATATGTATCTAGCATCCTTGTATTGACGAATCTCATGTATTACTCCATCTTCCTTATGTGACAGGTTTACTGAGAATGATGCACAATCATGACCTTTGTATACGTACTTAAACAGGTACTTAATAGCTTTGATGCTGGAGCAAGCTTCAACATTGATGTGGCAGTTATATCTCGTAAGCAGCCCAGGGTTGTATGGAACCACCCACCTATTGTCCAATTCCACACCTTTTATGTTTACATGGAAGCCATCATCTCTCCTCCTATACAAAGGGTAGGAATCTTTTCCTTGTTATGTTGCTGCACAAAACTGACGAGGAAACTGAAAGCGGCACTCTCCGTTGACCATACAAGCACACTTCCTATTTAGCACTCCACATGGTCCATGCAGCATATGCTTGATGACAAGATTATGCAGCACATGccactaccggacagagcatctttgccgagggcctgaggatttgccgagggaaaatgctcgggcactcggcaaagagtctttgccgagggcctgaccctcggcaaagaacagccctcggcaaagactctttgccgagggccagacccttggcaaagacaagcacacgacaacaataattatttgccgagggctaagccCTCAGCAaagggctggccctcggcaacacCGCCTGACACGACGTCTATCCCCTGCTGTCAATCTTTGCTGAGGGCATCACcattgggccctcggcaaagactttttaaccgtttttgaattttttttttaaaaaattctttgccgagtgcccctggaccagcactcggcaaagacagtctttgccgagtgccaagctggcactcagcaaattttcaattttttttgtttttttgaccccaaattttttgttgggcccgcctacattgtttacaacttcatgttcaaatttggtgctttttctagttttttttgttatatttggttgattaatttgattatgttgaatttttatatataattcaaatttgaactgcaagtgcatggaatattgtaatctagtgcttcgaaaaatgttattcatagtagttggtgtatgttgagtctctatccacgaactcgcatcaaatttcgcgcatcttcttcatgtaacatgacgagccacttgccggaaaagtgtttttaaattatataaagtccatacgaagtccgaaaatcacgaaacttgtcgaggtgtcatgttatcgcatgtgtaggctgtgataaaaaattgagaatgtttcgagcaagttgcgacgtcagatGCATGAGATGTCtggcttttaggcatccgacgtcacaacttgctccaagctttcttaattttttaccatgacctccacatgcgataacaagacacctcgacaagttttgtgatttttggactttgtttagattttatataatttaaatacacttttcccgcaagtacatcgtcatgttacgacaacaagatgctcgtaatttcatacgagttcctggatacggcctcaacatacgccaaacatcatgaataccattttttgaatgaccaaattccattatttcatgtacatgctgTTCAAATTTGAAAGTtggaaaaattcaacgaaacaaaactaattaaggaaataaagtaaaaaaactaaaaattatcccaaattttgaaatggagtttaatgactgtagcaaggccccaggaaaaaatggggcaaaaaaacaaaaaaaaaattaatttgccaagtgccaaccttggcactcagcaaagaagcctttgccgagcgccaggtcacagggcgctcggcaaagaattttaaaaataaaaaataaaaaaacctgTGTCGAGTGCCGCTGGGCCTGGCACTAGGCAAATCTTTTAACCTAAAGGCCTAGAATGGGCCGGCCCAACCCCAGCCCCTCCTCACTCGTCTCCCACCCGCCCCCGCGtcgccgtgccgccgccgccgaccccgcCGTCGTCCCCCTCCAACGGGGTCCTGCCGGGCCCGCCCCGACGCCCCCGTCCCGCGCCCCCTGCCCCTGTCCCGGTGGCGCTCGCCCCGGCGCCCGGCCAGCGCTCCCGCCTAGCCCCGGTGGCCCCACGCCCCCGCCCCGgcggccccgcgcccgcgcccccggCGGCCTCGCGCCCCCGCCCCGGCGGCCCCGCCCCCACACCCCGGCGTACTCGTGCCCCGCCCCAGCGGACCCGCGCCCCCGCCCCAGCGGCCCTGCGCCCGCGCCCTGGGTCCCCGGCCGCCGCcccgagctcgccggcgcccCGAGCTCCGAGCTCCCCGGGGACAGCGACCCGGCCGGCCCTGAGCTCCACcggccccgccgtgccctgtggtcggccagcagagggagaaggagaggagcaagaggaagaaagagaaggggaggaggaagaggaagaaagagaagggggaggaggaagaagaggaaggtgccgacccgaccgcccgTCGATCCTCGTGCCGTTCCGACCGCCCGTTGATCCTCAtgctgctgcggtcatccccaccgtcgtcgccggccctcgctcttcccgttcttgccgccaaggtaagccctacccttgtagtgttagtagtagtagttagtagtgttagtagtagttgtagtgttagtagtagtagttagttgtgttagttgtagtgttagttgtagtagttagtagtgttagttgtagggttagtagtagtagtagttagtaaatagtagtagttagtaagtagtaacggttgttagtagtagttagtagtgttagttgtaggcttagtagtagtagttagtaaatagtagtagttagtaagtagtagtggttagtagtagtagttgttaatagttaagtagttcttagtattagtactgttagtagttaagtagttgttagtagtagtgttagtagtagttgtagggttagtagtaattgttgttgtactacttcaatactttcatctgcatggaaagagaactaaagtacatggctcctcttgatatattggtggttgttggccttcgtgcccatgtttggtatatatgtggttcttggcctttgtgccatgttttttgcaggttttgggaacctccccgtacaggggaggtgctaccgaaattttgagtcgacactaaccatttttgccaTTTTTTGtaggaggacctgtgggagggactcggtgaccccgatcgtctttgTCGATGTTGtgggtcttcctgcaccgcgtcgactcgccactgcaccaacTCTCCACCACCCCGCtaccctgacctcaccggcaccctaggtataacccctctatccgtatgtggtctttggtcacgtaacctagttaggtgtctcccatccgaaagagatacggttggaggtatacatatctttgtatatctgcgaccgtatctgttttggattgtccatgttttttggacagctcgCGGatacgtagatgggttagtttccatggtccactCCGGTTTGAGATGGTGTTTTggcatcaccccctgttgttctccggatacacactcaagccggaagaaggacttgaggcccgggCAGATTAGGTGGCCACGGCCGCctataggaagtacgtcaccgacatgcaccacgaggcgcgtgtgcaggcccacagagactactacatcatggtgttgaagcagtccatcagcaagcctgatgcaagacaggtggagctgtcccgggcccagtaccttgaggtagacaaaaaacattaataatgattcgttttgagattaagtcggtttaattttatctttttctatgtcaaataatcgatgacttgtaggtgattccctggtggtgccgatcccacTCCGTGTGCTGGGAGATGATTGTGGATAGGCGGTTGTCCAATGACTTCGCTGAGAACCATGTGAGGCAGCGGGACCAGCGTCTGCTGAGGCAAGTGCTACTCCGGCCCTCGCTCTTCccgttcttgccgccaaggtaagccctacccttgtagtgttagtagtagtagtagttagtagtgttagtagtagttgtagtgtttgtagtagtagttagttgtgttagttgtagtgttagttgtagtagttagtagtgttagttgtagggttagtagtagtagtagttagtaaatagtagtagttagtaagtagtagtggttgttagtagtagttagtagtgttagttgtaggcttagtagtagtagtagttagtaaatagtagtagttagtaagtagtagtggttagtagtagtagttgttagtagttaagtagttcttagtattagtactgttagtagttaagtagttgttagtagtagtgttagtagtagttgtagggttagtagtaattgttgttgtactacttcaatactttcatctgcatggaaagagaactaaagtacatggctcctcttgatatattggtggttgttggccttcgtgcccatgtttggtatatatgtggttcttggcctttgtgccatgttttttgcaggttttgggaacctccccgtacaggggaggtgctgccgaaattttgagtcgacactaaccatttttgcccttttttgcagcaggacctgtgggagggactcggtgaccccgatcgtcttcgtcggcgctgcgggtcttcctacaccgcgtcgactcgccactgcaccgactctccaccgccccgctaccctgacctcaccggcaccctaggtataacccctctatccgtatgtggtctttggtcacgtaacctagttaggtgtctcccgttcgaaagagatacggttggaggtatacagatctttgtatatctgcgaccgtatctattttggattgtccatgttttttggacagctcgcggatgcgtagatgggttagtttccatggtccactCCGGTTCGAGATGGTGTTTTggcatcaccccctgttgttctccggatacacactcaagccagaagaaggacttgaggcccgggCAGATTAGGTGGCCACCGCCGCCTATAGGAAGTACAtcaccgacatgcaccacgaggcgcgcgtgcaggcccacagagactactacatcatggtgttgaagcagtccatcagcaagcctgatgcaagacaggtggagctgtcccgggcccagtaccttgaggtagacgaaaaacattaataatgattcgttttgagattaagtcggtttaattttatctttttctatgtcaaataatcgatgacttgtaggtgattccctggtggtgccgatcccactccgtgtgctgggagatgatcgtggataggtggttgtccaacgacttcgctgagaaccacgcgaggcagcgggaccagcgtctgctgaggcgaggtgctactcaccatcaaggcagccgtagcctccccacctacaaacaagcatatgtaagtgatttcttttatcttatttgacgctgagttctgccttatttctcaccatcttgccgtcttactcgcaggaggctgcacacccggacgtggaggtctcggagttctctgcgtgggctatgtcccacatgggcagggcgtcttcctctgtctctttCGACCCGTCTGCCCCACgtgaggtgtactccgacccgaccgtgcacactaaggtccaagagtacacctcaaaggtgagggaggtccatggggaagattacgatgtgcgcactgagcccattgatgcagagaccatcatgaggctaggaggaggcaagaagcatgggcggctgtggattgcagacggcgccatcgactccaccactaatccctctctcgacgtgctccgagcacggagcacgagctctagcCAGCCCATACACCCACGGCCTACTCCGTCACTGCAGCGGGTCGACGCTCTCAAGGTatgtcctgttttactcgtcgtacgttcatctttgcacacctaagttacatttgcattactgaaacattgaagtttgtattgcaggccgagctataGGCCCAGAAGCTCGTGGTCGAGGCTCAGAGCGCGCAGCTGTAGGCCCAGAGGGAAGCATTCACGGCCtaggagaggaggatgcaagaaatggcggccttcatgcggagtgtctagcaagggggtgtacctttgccgttggcagctcctccaccgcctactcctacagccactcctgtaagtatgaaagttcactcttactagatgcttccttgacatacaaccatggttgacatacaaacttactagatgcttgacatagaaacttactagatgcttgacatagaaacttactacatgcttgcactagctatgacatacaaccatgcttgacattctcaatttactagatgcttgacatagaaacttactagatgcttgcactagctatgacatacaccaatgcttcacatagaaacttactagatgaatctcacacatgcaacctcttatcctttttgcagcttccgtcggcgggttcgaataaccccgctcatgcgtcaccgaatggtggagcctttgcttcaccatcatgtcataggccgctttttttaggagttgtgcttcgtcatgtgcttggacttgagcttcacttgtggttgtgacttgtgcttggacttgatggactgtggttgtgaatttgtgacttgtggttgtgatatttgacttgtggttgcgatatgttgttatttgagttgtggttgtgatataatgtgtgaaaatggtttcgttgtgatatatatatatgtgattattgtgatgtttgtgatatatatgtgacatgtgatatatatttgaactgtttgtgtcagtggaatgcaaaaaacaaaaaaatgcaattttggttgatttgccgagtgcaatggtcatggcactcggcaaagctgggaaactttgccgagtgccaggacattgcactcggcaaagatttttttttaaaaaaagcaaaaaaatctttgccgagtgcca
The nucleotide sequence above comes from Miscanthus floridulus cultivar M001 chromosome 18, ASM1932011v1, whole genome shotgun sequence. Encoded proteins:
- the LOC136524687 gene encoding uncharacterized protein, translating into MRAQSDPWFLDYLLRSGNGTEKTIGDDYVSLPENIVIGYTDTEDSITKLIQDVFLSLEENGRSTAYMSTRAILSTKNEHIDQLNAKMIDKFPGEEKVYHSFDSVDDDSRNNYPIDFLNSITLNGLSPHVLKIKINCLVILLHNLDSNNGLCNGTRLMVRAFQDNAIDAEIVGGQHVGKRVFIPRIPMSPSDDISLPFKFKRKQFPIRLGFAMTINKAQGQTIPNVGIYLPEPVFSHGQLYVAFVEGCVKANNKNSGQTKEGIRSHGEKH
- the LOC136524688 gene encoding vegetative cell wall protein gp1-like; protein product: MGRPNPSPSSLVSHPPPRRRAAAADPAVVPLQRGPAGPAPTPPSRAPCPCPGGARPGARPALPPSPGGPTPPPRRPRARAPGGLAPPPRRPRPHTPAYSCPAPADPRPRPSGPAPAPWVPGRRPELAGAPSSELPGDSDPAGPELHRPRRALWSASRGRRRGARGRKRRGGGRGRKRRGRRKKRKVPTRPPVDPRAVPTAR